In Sphingobium sp. MI1205, one DNA window encodes the following:
- a CDS encoding alpha/beta hydrolase, producing MTFSPEGPYGTIVTGPPVEQANAAIILLHGRGQRAQAMLELARQLDLPSVAWLALQAPAGAWYSPKYDGFDPDGDRSVADACTALAEISSRLEAAWVALDRQGIVGFSQGACLASHFMWCGAAKMGFLGSLTGSLPGFELPTAPVEPRFTGLKAIFTGGLNDDWVKAEHVRETAERFRLSGADVGEYIQPIKDHGIGADEIALLRDTLIARFELNPPVPTRGPRHQPLVPQSTPSLTD from the coding sequence ATGACGTTTTCCCCTGAAGGACCCTATGGGACAATCGTGACCGGCCCGCCTGTCGAACAGGCAAATGCTGCGATCATTCTTCTGCACGGCCGTGGCCAGCGTGCGCAAGCGATGCTGGAACTTGCGAGACAGCTCGATCTGCCCTCTGTCGCCTGGCTTGCCCTGCAAGCGCCCGCCGGGGCGTGGTACTCGCCCAAATATGACGGGTTCGATCCAGACGGCGACAGGTCTGTGGCTGACGCCTGCACCGCCTTGGCTGAGATCTCCTCGCGGCTGGAAGCAGCCTGGGTCGCGCTAGACCGTCAGGGCATAGTCGGCTTCAGCCAGGGTGCCTGCCTCGCCAGTCACTTCATGTGGTGCGGCGCTGCGAAAATGGGGTTCCTGGGCTCGCTGACCGGAAGCCTCCCGGGTTTTGAGCTCCCAACCGCGCCAGTTGAGCCTCGGTTTACCGGTCTCAAGGCGATATTCACAGGTGGTCTGAACGACGATTGGGTCAAGGCAGAGCATGTGCGGGAGACAGCTGAGCGCTTTAGACTCTCTGGTGCTGATGTCGGCGAGTATATTCAACCGATCAAGGACCATGGAATTGGGGCGGACGAGATCGCGTTGTTGCGAGACACCCTGATCGCACGCTTCGAGCTGAACCCGCCGGTCCCTACGCGCGGGCCGCGACATCAGCCGCTCGTGCCGCAAAGCACGCCAAGTCTGACGGATTGA
- a CDS encoding alpha/beta fold hydrolase: MWRHRAVNSRNGARIGVHTTGLPSGEPILLLSSLLADWRSWNDVAGRLPSGVYAITMDLRGHGTSSPSAGDYSLAELAADVLNVMDNLAFARVHLVGTSVGSMVAQYLGATAGHRLISLTLVAAGSLVPEPAWPIWDKRVAAVRSGGLITQVPIVYPAWFSGAVDQGLLDLAESMILATTVAGFTGAVAAIKGHDARSLLPQVETPTLVIAGANDAAVPPEAVRATAALIPGAAFEVVTGAAHQVAMQHPVAFADRLCRHIAGAPR, translated from the coding sequence ATGTGGCGACATCGGGCAGTCAATAGCCGAAATGGTGCGCGGATCGGTGTTCATACCACTGGCTTGCCGAGCGGTGAGCCGATCCTGCTCCTTTCTTCCCTGCTGGCCGACTGGCGGTCCTGGAATGACGTGGCCGGTCGTTTACCTTCAGGGGTATATGCGATCACGATGGACCTGCGGGGTCATGGAACGAGTTCGCCGAGTGCCGGCGACTACAGTCTAGCCGAACTGGCGGCCGACGTGCTTAATGTAATGGATAACCTCGCGTTTGCAAGAGTTCATCTTGTTGGCACGTCGGTCGGGTCGATGGTCGCGCAATATCTTGGCGCCACGGCGGGACACCGGCTTATCTCGCTGACACTCGTGGCAGCAGGTTCTCTCGTTCCAGAGCCAGCTTGGCCGATCTGGGACAAGCGGGTGGCCGCAGTGCGCAGCGGCGGGCTCATTACGCAGGTGCCGATCGTGTATCCGGCATGGTTTTCCGGAGCGGTCGACCAAGGTCTGCTGGATCTTGCTGAGTCGATGATCTTGGCCACGACAGTTGCCGGATTCACCGGCGCTGTCGCAGCGATCAAGGGCCATGACGCGAGAAGCCTTCTTCCGCAGGTCGAAACGCCAACGCTCGTCATAGCCGGTGCGAACGATGCCGCCGTGCCACCGGAGGCGGTCCGCGCGACCGCCGCTCTCATTCCAGGTGCCGCATTCGAAGTTGTGACGGGTGCCGCGCACCAGGTCGCGATGCAGCATCCTGTCGCCTTTGCGGACCGGCTATGCCGCCATATTGCTGGAGCGCCGCGATGA
- a CDS encoding YciI family protein, with protein MLFSVITTISPEKLAERTAAIPAHRAYLASHTASILAVGTTFAEGGDLVGSTYLVDVDDWNAARAFIAEDPMTVSGARQSIDILEWRMGGFDRRYPWQGANVERQDAAHQSLNKEGVSAAPQPSLRTRHLRVLLLITTLAPLVALVNILLGDTIAHLPVLLRSFLVVGLVVPAATYVALPLLTGLARCVGQERRESSPAIRPPAEHTHST; from the coding sequence ATGCTGTTCTCCGTCATAACCACCATCTCGCCTGAAAAGCTGGCAGAGCGCACAGCAGCCATACCGGCACACCGCGCCTATCTTGCGTCGCACACCGCAAGCATTTTGGCAGTGGGGACCACCTTCGCCGAAGGCGGCGATTTGGTCGGATCGACATATCTCGTTGATGTCGACGATTGGAACGCAGCCCGGGCCTTCATCGCCGAAGACCCCATGACCGTGTCCGGGGCACGTCAAAGCATCGACATTCTTGAATGGCGGATGGGCGGGTTCGATCGGCGATACCCCTGGCAAGGGGCGAACGTCGAGAGACAAGACGCAGCGCATCAAAGTCTGAATAAGGAAGGGGTGAGCGCTGCGCCCCAACCTTCGCTCCGCACACGCCATCTCAGAGTGTTGCTGCTGATCACCACGCTCGCGCCGCTAGTGGCCCTCGTCAACATTCTCTTGGGCGACACCATTGCCCATCTTCCCGTTTTGCTGCGCTCCTTCTTGGTCGTGGGGCTTGTCGTGCCCGCCGCGACCTATGTTGCACTGCCGCTGCTTACCGGCCTTGCGCGCTGCGTGGGGCAGGAGCGCCGGGAAAGTTCACCAGCCATCCGGCCGCCGGCGGAACACACTCATTCTACATGA